The Callospermophilus lateralis isolate mCalLat2 chromosome 3, mCalLat2.hap1, whole genome shotgun sequence genome has a segment encoding these proteins:
- the Zc2hc1c gene encoding zinc finger C2HC domain-containing protein 1C, with protein MAGLQLAPHLPVGVMFPHNKTEAPGLHSAKQDPYEQGDSSQRSSKGQNNFQQKLLSNKELALDNVYSQPKWNTHTPARSYSYPHYAGISQRDMGSDLLGQGKGLLYPSSQSRYPKANDQDFIPFTKKRVGVDRAYPLKPMVHRKYHSTGEASTDGDQNVCLRTPEPREFTDSNFDLRNGVNSSVLADLQREKARANLRRTEWLQIQRLEAAGESLEEEIRRKEILLREKLKKIQEELRRIQKVKEQAKGNEDRGLQRMIFPRRELKVDNSNTTYKPVFSPQFGSEEVFSRDRREDEAWGQPQENFSSFQFSDYGIQRLKRERLVASNNKIRDQASGPLVAKFSQPLEEPSSDLERSTRSSSPCRTPGSSGSSCSTEEPELGKCNHCGRKFLLLRLERHSVICGRMQGSKRKVFDSSRARAKGTELEQYLNWKGPAAVKVEPPRKNNWRQKHESFIHTLRHAREIQQIIAKGGKPSDLHTILPAENPDYIQCPHCSRHFAPKVAERHIPKCKTIKNRPPPPQKHYS; from the exons ATGGCTGGTCTCCAGTTGGCTCCACATCTGCCTGTGGGCGTTATGTTCCCACATAATAAAACGGAAGCTCCAGGGCTCCACTCAGCCAAGCAAGACCCTTATGAACAAGGTGACTCTTCCCAGCGATCCTCGAAGGGGCAGAACAATTTTCAGCAGAAGCTTTTGAGCAACAAAGAACTGGCACTGGATAATGTCTACTCTCAACCCAAATGGAACACCCACACACCAGCCCGGAGCTACTCTTATCCCCACTATGCTGGAATCAGCCAGCGAGACATGGGCAGTGATCTCCTGGGCCAAGGAAAGGGTTTGCTTTACCCAAGTTCTCAATCTCGATATCCCAAAGCAAATGACCAGGACTTCATCCCCTTTACAAAAAAGCGAGTTGGGGTGGACCGGGCATACCCACTGAAACCCATGGTCCACCGCAAGTATCATAGTACAGGTGAGGCCAGCACTGATGGGGACCAGAATGTCTGCCTAAGAACCCCTGAGCCAAGAGAATTTACAGACAGCAATTTTGATTTGAGGAATGGGGTGAACTCATCTGTTCTTGCTGACTTGCAGCGGGAGAAGGCCAGGGCAAACCTCCGAAGGACTGAGTGGCTGCAGATCCAAAGATTGGAAGCTGCAGGGGAGAGCTTAGAGGAGGAAATTCGAAGAAAGGAGATTCTCCtgagagaaaagctgaagaagaTACAAGAGGAACTTAGAAGGATCCAGAAGGTAAAAGAACAGGCCAAGGGAAATGAAGACAGAGGGCTACAGAGAATGATCTTTCCCAGGAGGGAACTTAAAGTTGATAACAGCAACACAACATACAAACCTGTTTTCTCCCCACAATTTGGGTCTGAAGAGGTATTTAGTAGAGACAGGAGAGAGGACGAAGCCTGGGGACAGCCTCAAGAAAATTTTAGTTCATTCCAGTTCTCTGATTATGGAATCCAGAGGCTTAAAAGGGAAAGGCTGGTGGCAAGCAACAACAAAATCCGAGACCAAGCCTCAGGGCCATTAGTGGCAAAGTTCTCTCAGCCTTTGGAAGAACCAAGCAGCGATTTGGAGAGATCCACAAGAAGTTCTAGCCCATGCAGGACACCAGGCTCCTCAGGTTCCAGCTGCTCCACTGAAGAGCCAGAACTGGGCAAGTGCAACCACTGTGGACGCAAATTTCTCTTGCTCAGGCTGGAGAGACACTCTGTCATCTGTGGCAGGATGCAGGGTTCCAAGAGGAAAGTGTTCGACTCCTCTAGGGCCCGGGCTAAAGGCACGGAGCTAGAGCAGTACTTGAATTGGAAGGGGCCAGCTGCAGTCAAG GTTGAACCTCCTCGGAAGAACAACTGGAGGCAGAAGCACGAATCTTTCATCCATACCCTCCGTCATGCACGGGAGATCCAGCAGATAATTGCCAAAGGTGGAAAACCCTCAGACTTGCATACCATCCTGCCTGCAGAAAATCCAGACTATATTCAGTGTCCTCACTGTAGCCGCCACTTTGCTCCCAAAGTGGCTGAGCGACACATTCCAAAGTGTAAGACCATTAAGAACCGTCCTCCACCTCCACAGAAGCATTATAGTTGA
- the Acyp1 gene encoding acylphosphatase-1 isoform X1, whose amino-acid sequence MLPDLGVCPSLAKGGTPRCAPESSRRRIPVSAWLAGVGLLIAFLSTLGCSARAPGLSMAEGDTLVSVDYEIFGKVQGVFFRKYTQAEGKKLGLVGWVQNTDRGTVQGQLQGPISKVRRMQEWLETKGSPKSHIDRANFSNEKVILKLDYSEFQIVK is encoded by the exons ATGCTCCCTGACCTTGGGGTGTGCCCATCTCTGGCAAAGGGCGGAACCCCTAGATGTGCCCCAGAGTCATCCCGCCGCAGGATTCCGGTATCCGCCTGGTTAGCCGGAGTGGGCCTGCTGATAGCCTTTCTTAGCACGCTCGGCTGCTCTGCACGGGCCCCAG GTTTGAGCATGGCAGAAGGGGACACCTTGGTATCAGTGGATTACGAAATTTTTGGGAAGGTGCAAGGGGTGTTTTTCCGCAAGTACACTCAG GCTGAGGGTAAAAAGCTAGGATTGGTAGGCTGGGTCCAGAACACTGACCGGGGCACAGTACAAGGACAATTGCAAGGTCCCATCTCCAAGGTGCGTCGCATGCAAGAATGGCTTGAGACAAAAGGAAGTCCCAAATCGCACATTGACAGAGCAAATTTCAGCAATGAGAAAGTCATCTTGAAGCTGGATTATTCGGAGTTCCAAATTGTGAAATAA
- the Acyp1 gene encoding acylphosphatase-1 isoform X2 — protein MAEGDTLVSVDYEIFGKVQGVFFRKYTQAEGKKLGLVGWVQNTDRGTVQGQLQGPISKVRRMQEWLETKGSPKSHIDRANFSNEKVILKLDYSEFQIVK, from the exons ATGGCAGAAGGGGACACCTTGGTATCAGTGGATTACGAAATTTTTGGGAAGGTGCAAGGGGTGTTTTTCCGCAAGTACACTCAG GCTGAGGGTAAAAAGCTAGGATTGGTAGGCTGGGTCCAGAACACTGACCGGGGCACAGTACAAGGACAATTGCAAGGTCCCATCTCCAAGGTGCGTCGCATGCAAGAATGGCTTGAGACAAAAGGAAGTCCCAAATCGCACATTGACAGAGCAAATTTCAGCAATGAGAAAGTCATCTTGAAGCTGGATTATTCGGAGTTCCAAATTGTGAAATAA